A window from Indicator indicator isolate 239-I01 chromosome 27, UM_Iind_1.1, whole genome shotgun sequence encodes these proteins:
- the GPR63 gene encoding probable G-protein coupled receptor 63, translating into MVFSPVLTLAHSGTSNVTFIVYENAYMNFTTPESLLRSGTAPPLRYVLPTEGGALLVTTTAVLPSQEVFRSLSLPLQIILSAAMIFILLVSFFGNFVVCLMVYQKAAMRSAINILLASLAFADMLLAVLNMPFALVTIITTQWIFGDIVCRVSAMFFWLFVIEGVAILLIISIDRFLIIVQRQDKLNPCRAKVLIVISWAASFVVAFPLSVGNPNLQIPSRAPQCVFGYSPSPGYRAYVIVILLISFFIPFLVMLYSFMGILNTVRHNAVRIHSHPDSICLSQASKLGLMSLQRPFQMNIDMSFKTRAFTTILILFLVFIVCWAPFTTYSLIATFNSHFYYKHNFFEISTWLLWLCYLKSALNPLIYYWRIKKFHDACLDLMPKYFKFLPQLPGHTRRRIRPSAIYVCGEHRSVV; encoded by the coding sequence ATGGTTTTCTCCCCAGTGTTGACACTGGCCCACTCTGGGACCTCCAATGTTACTTTTATTGTTTATGAAAATGCCTATATGAATTTTACCACTCCGGAGTCCCTGCTTCGTAGTGGCACAGCACCACCACTGAGATATGTGCTCCCCACTGAGGGAGGTGCTTTGCTGGTGACCACCACAGCTGTCCTGCCATCACAAGAGGTTTTCAGGAGCTTGAGTTTGCCCCTCCAGATCATTCTTTCTGCTGCTATGATATTTATCCTGTTGGTTTCTTTCTTCGGTAACTTTGTTGTCTGCCTCATGGTCTACCAGAAGGCAGCAATGAGATCTGCAATTAACATCCTCTTGGCAAGCCTGGCTTTTGCAGacatgctgctggcagtgctgaatATGCCTTTTGCTCTGGTAACAATCATTACCACTCAGTGGATTTTTGGGGATATAGTCTGCAGAGTCTCTGCCATGTTCTTCTGGCTTTTTGTCATCGAGGGGGTAGCCATTCTGCTTATTATTAGTATCGACCGATTCCTTATCATAGTTCAGAGGCAAGATAAGCTGAACCCTTGCCGTGCAAAGGTCCTCATCGTGATTTCCTGGGCAGCATCCTTCGTCGTTGCTTTTCCCTTGTCAGTAGGGAATCCAAACCTGCAGATCCCCTCGAGAGCACCTCAGTGTGTTTTTGGCTACTCCCCGAGCCCAGGGTACCGAGCCTATGTTATAGTTATtttgctgatttcttttttcatccCCTTCCTGGTGATGCTCTACTCTTTCATGGGCATACTCAACACCGTCCGCCACAACGCGGTTCGTATCCATAGCCACCCTGACAGCATATGCCTCAGCCAGGCCAGCAAACTTGGTCTCATGAGCTTACAGAGACCTTTTCAGATGAATATTGATATGAGCTTTAAAACTCGTGCCTTCACAACCATCCTGattttgttccttgtcttcaTAGTCTGCTGGGCACCCTTCACCACTTACAGCCTTATTGCCACGTTCAACAGCCACTTCTACTACAAGCACAACTTTTTTGAGATAAGCACTTGGCTCCTTTGGCTCTGCTACCTCAAGTCTGCACTGAACCCACTTATTTACTACTGGAGGATTAAGAAGTTCCACGATGCATGCTTGGACCTGATGCCCAAATACTTCAAATTcctgccacagctccctggCCACACGAGGCGACGCATCCGGCCCAGCGCCATCTATGTGTGTGGGGAGCACCGGTCGGTGGTGTAA
- the FHL5 gene encoding LOW QUALITY PROTEIN: four and a half LIM domains protein 5 (The sequence of the model RefSeq protein was modified relative to this genomic sequence to represent the inferred CDS: inserted 1 base in 1 codon) — MESPSRTSSSHTACHCCLQSLCGRXLREENAYCVTCYDSLFANSCDECKQPIECDSKDLSYKGHHWHERCFKCAKCSLSLVEKPFAAKDEVLLCTECYSDEYSSRCFHCQKTIMPGSRKMDFQGSSWHESCFVCQHCRQPLGTKPLITKDKENYCLPCFEKQFAHHCYSCKKVITSGGVTYQDQPWHKECFVCAGCQTQLCGQRFISKDNFPYCVDCFSKLYAKKCAACKKLVTALGGPRFISFEEWHWHEECFRCGKCSAPLLGQQFLTWQEDVLCHKCGSAP; from the exons ATGGAGAGCCCCAGCAGAACGAGCAGCAGTCACACTGCCTGCCATTGCTGCCTGCAGTCCCTCTGTGGGA CcttaagagaagaaaatgcttaCTGTGTGACCTGCTATGACAGCCTGTTTGCTAACTCCTGTGATGAGTGCAAGCAACCCATCGAGTGCGATTCCAAG GATCTGTCCTATAAAGGCCACCACTGGCATGAGAGATGCTTCAAGTGTGCCAAATGCAGTCTGTCACTGGTGGAGAAACCCTTTGCTGCCAAGGATGAGGTCTTGCTGTGTACTGAGTGCTATTCTGATGAGTATTCATCCAGGTGTTTCCACTGCCAGAAGACCATCATGCCTG GGTCCCGCAAAATGGACTTTCAGGGAAGCTCCTGGCACGAATCCTGCTTCGTTTGTCAGCATTGCCGGCAGCCACTGGGGACAAAGCCTCTGATCACCAAAGACAAGGAGAATTACTGCCTGCCCTGCTTTGAGAAGCAATTTGCTCACCATTGCTACTCTTGCAAAAAG GTCATAACTTCGGGGGGAGTGACCTACCAGGACCAGCCCTGGCATAAAGAATGCTTTGTGTGTGCTGGGTGCCAAACCCAGCTGTGTGGACAAAGGTTTATTTCCAAAGATAACTTTCCATACTGTGTGGACTGCTTCAGCAAATTGTATGCTAAGAAGTGTGCTGCTTGCAAGAAACTTGTTACAG CTCTCGGAGGTCCCAGATTTATCTCCTTTGAGGAGTGGCACTGGCATGAGGAGTGCTTCCGCTGCGGGAAATGCTCAGCCCCACTGCTGGGGCAGCAGTTCCTCACCTGGCAGGAGGATGTCCTCTGCCACAAGTGTGGCTCTGCTCCATAG